The genomic region CCCGACAACCCTCAAAGAAACTGACCATTCCTCCCCTCATAATACAAGTCGCGCTCTTTACGATTTTGTCCCTGAAAAGAGTTGaatgtaaattttgaaaaatgtcagtATAGTTTACCTGTTCGGTACAAATTTTTGCCGGTGAGTAAACTTTACAGCATCTCATTCGGCTCGTCCCTTCGCCGCTTAGTCAGATATTTTGGTGGTGAACACCGGGTGGACCTCTCTTCATCGCGTATGAATTCAATGTAACCGCATCGTTGTCCATTAatcaaagagaattttttttccaggcgAATGATCATGCTCCAGCCGACATTGGGTTCAAGCCAGATGGCCCGTGCCCGATGGAAAAATCCAAATGGAAAATCGTCACCATTTTCGTACGCACGTGTTTTTCGTTATAGCGTCACTCGTTGGAAGAACAAAGGAGACAGATACGAAAGCGGAAGGTAAGagggtgaaataaataattctatatgactttttttttattgagaagaAGAGAAAAGATTCAGAAACTATTGTGTCTGCCCTGTGTTGTGGTCCAGACGACAGTGGGTCTTGGGATTTTAGTTGTAGGTGAGGGCGAGGTGACGGCGCATCCCCTCAAGGGGAggagattaatatttttttcttctttttttttttcattttttatgcgatatttttccttcttcttgGTTTTCCTTTCCTTCGATTTCGACTTTGGTCGCGGGATGATGGTCAGGTGCCTTGTCGTCCTTTATTGTATTTGGGGATGAATGAGGGaatgagtgaatgaaaattctggGTTTTGAGGGTTTCTGAGAGCGCGTGGCTTTTATTGGAAAAGGGCATTGATAGCTTCGTGCCTCTGGATATTCTTCGGGTTATAAATCGTCGAGTTTTTGGAATCGAGAGAGTGGATAATAGATAGATGTTGGGGGAGTTCCTCGGGGtgtgaggaggaggaggagggttaAAATAATGTCGTTAATTCGATGAAGAGGTGattgattggaaaaattcattcgaaATGGCCCGATATTGTGGGATTATCAGATAGAGATTGACGATGTAAATGAACTGAGGATCTCAAATCAGAAATGTCCAACCTGACCACACGTACACGATTTGTCATATAAGGCTAGTTGTTCATAAATTTTACGATGTAATATAATGAGGATAGACTTGACGATGGGACGGAgcctccattaaaaaattacatctCCGTTCCTAATGATTATTAAGGGATGAAATCACTGATCGTCGAAGGAGATTTTTCCCCTCGATCAAGCCAACTTTCACCCCTTAAtcgcaaaaaataaaaataaaaaaacatgggAAGCTTGTTTGATGtccaaaagaataaaaaagattAATCTATTCATTTCATTTGATATTTATTTAGTCATTTGAAATATCTCAGATTTGAGGTTGCTTCACCCCATTTCTATGGGGTAGCATAATATGGGGtatgtaaaattaaaaaaccgaAAATTCAACGAAAACTTCGTTTCTCTTCGCAAGCGAAAGCGACGGATATGAAAAAAGAAGTCGCAGTACAAATGATAAGAATTTATCAAACTGTTTCACAAATATCTTTAACGACGTTTTGGAAGAAAGACGTTAACAGACTTTATCATTCCATAaactgagaaaattaattttatggtaTTACATTTTTCTTGTTAGTCCAATTGTGCGTTTCAAGCTCATGTTCATCCTTCCATTAAttcgcgataaaaataattcattaatacaaaaaatattagttCTCATTCCACATTGTACAAAAAacaaactataaaaaaaatacgcgcGAAACTTTCTTGAAAACGCAATTCTCTAGATTATTCtcccaattaaaaaattatcacaaatCCGACAGCGACACGTGGAAGCATCAAAATCACTTCCAAGTATCAAGACCACTTGAAGCTATTGAAATTGACTGAAAAGAGCGAAAGCAAAAAATTGTATCGAACCAGTATCGCAGCAAAAAAAAGGCTGAAAAGTCAAATGCCAACAATGGGATCACGAGCCACGCCCTGGTACGCCAATCGAGTGGATTTACTTAATACAAATAGTCACCAAAGAGGCATGAAACGCACCGCAgatacaaaattttatatatatatatattcaggAAAGCCCGGGAAACGATACCCAAACGTTACTGGAGTAAATTTGACGTTAACTAAATAAACACATTTTACCCCAAAGTATCAGGGGTACCGGCTACTTTTGAAGTGGTGATGATGCTTGACGCCAATACCTCACCGGGTGTCTTTTCATCTCATTGTAGTTGAGCTGCTGTCGGCACCTTTTTTGTTAACGCTGTAGAACATATTTTTCCACACTCGCTTTTTACATGAATTCTGTGTCAGCCACTGTTGGGATACCCATGCTCGATTCAacattcgatgatttttttttattttggatgAGAATAAAGACGTGTAAACCAAAAATCAAGAATTTCTTTGCCACCTTACGAGGACAATGCAACCGTGAAAATCAAAGCCACCGCCGGAGATAGAGTGACTCGTTCGGAGTTATTGACATCAATACATTTAGCATTTTGGCAATAGATATCGTTCATATTGAAGAAGAactcaatattaattattaattaatattaaactgTAAATTTTGTTAGTTTTGAGGACTTTATTGATGTCATTGTCGGAGTGATTAGTCAAAtaaagttgaaaattaatttttaatcatatgaaaattattatttgtagCTAAATACAGTCGTAGAATGATCGTAGAAATTTTACGTGGTGTAATTCAATTTATGAGAATTACAATGAAATATTAAGTAAAATACACAATAAAAAAGTTACAAACTTGCGACACActtgaattaaaaatggagTTGTAAGAAATAAATTGCCAGGGGAAAATTGTGAATCTATTGAGTagattttttatgatattATATTACTCTTGATTTAAATAGCTCTTCACTGACGTACAGGcacaacaaaattttattgataaaggtagcaaatttttcagaaaatttagttggattttaaaaattaggtGGAATTTCGTTTTGCTAGGTCAAGTATTTTTAATGTAGACCTTTCGCGGCTAAATTTACAGAACTGATAGGTTTTTTTGATTCAATTCAAAAGAAAAAGGGACAGTAATATCACAAAGATCCCATTTTAGGAGTGAAAAGGCTATGATTGACATCAAACGACAATGTCATTCAATCCtacagtgagagaaaaatatggtaGATTTTATGAAGTATATTTTGTTGAATCCATATTCTTTCGTATGAAAAGAGAATTCTAgtgtttcaacattttaacTCTTTATCTTCACAGTGGATTCCCGATAGAACATGGATAATGGCATACTCCGTTGAAAATGGGccattatttcattaaaaatatcttattgCATGCAATTCCATTGATATCACCTACTATAGGCTTTCAGATCGACGTAAGGCGATACATTCAAATAACTattaaaattcgataaaatattcagggaatacAAACCAATCTACGATAGATTCGAACCCTTATTTGATGGAGGCATGAGGTTCATGTCAGGACCTCTCAGAAACTGGGGCAATCAACGATTGAATCatattgaatgaattattccGTTGGCACCATTGAACAAGACCGAGTggttgagtgaaaaaaaatcgttccgTTTAActaaatttttctgtttttggattttttaaaatcacgtCAAATCAATCGTTTCAAGTAAACTCAAATGCactaattacatttttattagttcattatatttttctgtttcCAACTGTGTCCAAAGTAAAATCGttccattttattaaatttttctctcaatgtaGATTGGTCCCTCCACGATCCGTTTAGTATATATTTACACTGGCGATTCCTCATTATTTCAAATTCAGTTCTTACAGAGTTATTCTTTTTGTTTCTCATTACACAACAAAATGTAAagggcaaataaaaaaaaattgaagaaattattttcgaaaTATACATTTACGTAagatttttcccccaaaaatcttGCGCAGGTTGTTTCCTCTTGCTGCATAAATAATGatagaaatttgaaatttctacaaaataaTCATTACGATCATTATAGTACATAcacttttcattcatttaGCGAAATTTTATTGGCAAGTTATTAACAGTCAGACTCATCTTTATACTCGATCGATAAGAAGCGATCTTTATACTCGACCGATAAAAAGCGATTGTTGCTGAAGATTTAAAATTGATATATCATCCCGTTGCCATCAGAAAAAATCCTACAGTAATTGCAGATCGATTTCATCATTGACTCTTTTCGCATAAAATACGGAATAATGATTTCTTATGAAAGATATTAAGTTAGCCCCCTTTCGACTACAGTATCGAGTCTTCTCCATCGATATCGAAATTTCAAGACAGAAAGGTTCGGCTCATTCCCCCTCTTCTTTAGCCAAATGCTAAATACTAAGATAATCAATTCCTTCATCGGGAGTTGGAACCAAAAAAAACAgtagaatatatttttgttctAGTAAATAGTTGACATTGATCAATTTCCTCAGAGATCTATATTCATACACTTTCATTGTCtaaaatcatgattttttatgaataatgtTGCGAACCCCCAAATTTGTAAAACTCGTGGTTAGATTTCAATAAGGGCAATCACGTTATTCCAGAGGATGATTGTACGACCTGAGAGGCGAAGCAACTCAATACTTATTTGgtaaaataattatgtttcccattgtaaattgaaattggaaatgaatttgataaattccatcggaattcaataaaatagtcCGACAATAAAAATTCGGAATCTCACGATAAATTCATAAACAGTCTGCGATTTTTGATTGTTTGAACTCCAGTAGAATAGTCATTAGAATACTACAACTAATGCCTCAgactattttcaaaaaattcttcataCATGTTTCATCTTCAATCCtacctttaaaaaatatgacatGGGCATTTACAAGTTCATAACTAAAGACTCCTATCACAAGTTCAATAAAACATGACAAATGTAATCTGGCGTTTATTCATTCGAAATAATCCTATTTTGAAAGAAATGTTAAGAGACTCTTATGATTGCGAGAACTCTCCAGGAAAAGGTTCCCACTTATGAGATTTTTTGAGAACTGTTTATTCGCGGTACTTTACAGAATAACAGAATGAGATTGACCCTCgttatatttcattttcccaccCTAAACGATTACTGTAACCACTGACGAATTATGATTCGTATGAGTCTTCACGTGACTCAGCAAGCTGGAATGGttggcaaatatttttttgcacacCGTACAATTATGAGTACCTGAAAAATGACTGGCAAGATGTTGATTTAAGACCTGAGTATTATCGAATTGTTTCTTGCAGATGGAGCATATCTTAGATAATTCCTCGGGCGTCGAAGATGAACAAATGTGAGTCTCTGCTGCATCTGCTGTATTGAATGTCTGAGTGCAAATGGTACAtgtcaatttgaaatttcgtTGGTCACTCAAGTGCATATCTGAGATTTTCTCGGGAGGCTGAAGAAGTGAATTAGCGACATTCATTTGATGGAGTACCATGTGATTTCTGGAAAGATAATGGAATAAACAGTAAGAGATATTGTTACTATAAAAAAGAGAAATCTcccattatatttttaattcagtaaCAAATCAAATAAGACATATGTCAGgtagaaaaatttccctttttGTGACAGGATAAACAAAACAATCACCCGGAAAatcgtaaattaattaaatgtgtgatagaaataataattacctgTAATTCTCATCGCCCTTCACGTTAATACTACAGATTCCGCACTCATAAACTAGCCTATCGATGACTTCCTTCACCTCATCAGAGTCAGCATTCCACCCGACATCCACAGTCTCCCAATGGCTCCCCTTGACGTGAATCTTCAAATTCTTCGAACAGTCATAGCTCTCCTCACACAAATGGCATTTGTAGATGAGCAGTGCATCATCTCCTTGATGAAGAACTTCATGTTTATCACAGGCTACTTGAGACACAAAAGGTGCGTCACACAATTGACAAACAAAATGCTTCAACTGATGATGAGTAAAAAGTGCTAAGAGCGAGTCCAAATGCTCCTGACACACTGGGCACTTATTCCTATTGTTTGATTTCTTTTCGCTGCACTGAGGTCGAATCTCCCCACGatgtgaattatttatcagcTTCACATCTTCCTGGGGACGATTTCCAGACCGTTCATCAAGTATTTCCCtgagtttttccattttttcacgtCTGCTCGATGCCAAAAGGGCCGGTTTCTTGCATTTGGGTCCTGGTTTGGCTCtaattttatcgatttgtATCATGAGCTTGTAAACCTTTCCTTTCAACTCGAATTGCTTTGAGTACTCACTGGCGATGCCATTGTGCTTGACAAGAGGAATTTTAACATTCACATGATTTTGTTTGGCAATCTAAAggaaaaaagtagattatCAGAGACGTGTTTTGCTTGCAATGAATTTATCGATATGAGAATTATGGATATATAAGTGCAGGAATATTGTTGACCACTTACCTGAGCTGTAACTCCAAGTGGTGTCATGTTTATCGAGAGATTATGGCAATTACAACAACGTAATATTAGTTTTTAACCTGTTAGACACTGATATATGTGGAGTCGTGTCCTGAAGTAATAGGCGATAGGCCTTTGTAAATGTTTTCGAGGTTGTGACGCGTTACAACCATTTGCATCATAGAGGATAGACTAAAGCAGAGGTTCAAATCCTGGGGAGTCAGACAACCCCACGCCAACGTTAGTGATGACCAAAGAGGATAGGAGGCTcggttctgggggtttgaatGACGCCAGgcaccaaagaggatagaccaaagtagaggctcagttctgggggtttgactgacgccagtttctccacgttaccgacatgatttcacccccgaggagacggggcgccacgagtcctactggagTATCtccatatcggccaagcgggggagctccgttcgtacttgttcaactgtacaaatgatcaactgtacacagaattttca from Diachasmimorpha longicaudata isolate KC_UGA_2023 chromosome 1, iyDiaLong2, whole genome shotgun sequence harbors:
- the LOC135168600 gene encoding zinc finger protein 423-like, which encodes MTPLGVTAQIAKQNHVNVKIPLVKHNGIASEYSKQFELKGKVYKLMIQIDKIRAKPGPKCKKPALLASSRREKMEKLREILDERSGNRPQEDVKLINNSHRGEIRPQCSEKKSNNRNKCPVCQEHLDSLLALFTHHQLKHFVCQLCDAPFVSQVACDKHEVLHQGDDALLIYKCHLCEESYDCSKNLKIHVKGSHWETVDVGWNADSDEVKEVIDRLVYECGICSINVKGDENYRNHMVLHQMNVANSLLQPPEKISDMHLSDQRNFKLTCTICTQTFNTADAAETHICSSSTPEELSKICSICKKQFDNTQVLNQHLASHFSGTHNCTVCKKIFANHSSLLSHVKTHTNHNSSVVTVIV